ACCCGCCGCTACGTGGCGCAGGCGATGCCGATGACGCAGTCGGCCATCGACGTCGGCCCCTTGCGCGACCTCTACACCGCCCTGGGCGAGGCCCTGCCCGACGGCGGCTGGATCGTGAACCTGTTCCACAAACCGTTCATCAGCTGGATCTGGGCCGGTTGCGCGCTGATGATCCTGGGCGGCCTGGCCGCCGCCGGCGACCGCCGCTACCGCAAGCCGGCGTCGCGGCGCGACGCCGCGCCCCCGGCCTCCCCCCAGCCACCCGAAGGCGGACAACCATGAAACTCCGATCCCTCGTGCCCCTGCTGCTGTTCCTCGGGCTGACGGCCATGCTCGCCGTCGGCCTGGGGCTGGACCCGCGCGAACTGCCCTCGCCCCTGGTGAGTCAGCCCGCGCCGCCTTTCACCCTGGCACGGCTGGACGCGCCCGACCGCCGGTTCGGGCTGGACGACATGCGCGGCCAGGTCTGGCTGCTCAACGTCTGGGCCAGCTGGTGCGTCGCCTGCCGCGCCGAACACCCCGTGCTGCTGCGCGCCGCCCGCGAAGGCCGCATCGCCATCGTCGGGCTGGACTACAAGGACGAAGACAGCGCCGCCCGGACGTGGCTGGCGCGCCTGGGCGACCCCTATACCGCCACGGTGGTCGATCCCGGCGGCAAGCTCGGCATCGACTATGGCGTCTACGGCGTGCCCGAGACCTTCCTCATCGACGCCCGCGGCGTCATCCGCTACAAGCACGTCGGGCCGGTCACGCAGGACGTGCTCGACAACATCCTGATCCCCCGGGCGCGGGAGGCGCTGAATGAACCTTGACATCTCCCGCCCCGCAACCGCACGGGCCGCCTTGGCCAGCGGTCTGCAGGCGACCTGCCGCGGCATCGGGCTGGCGCTGGTCATCGCGGCCCGGGCCGTGGCCGGCGAAGCGCCCGCCGCCGCGCCCGACCCCGCCCTGGAGGCGCACGTCCAGGCCTTCACGCGCGACCTGCGCTGCCTGGTGTGCCAGAACGAATCCCTGGCGGACTCGCGCGCGCCATTGGCGCGTGACCTGCGCGACGAAGTGCGCCGCCTGTTCCAGGCGGGCCAGGGCGACGTCCAGGTGCGCCAGTTCCTGGTGTCGCGTTATGGCGATTATGTGCTCTACCGCCCACCGCTGAAGACCCGCACCGCGCTGCTCTGGATCGGGCCCGGCGTGCTGCTCGCCGGCGCCATGGGGGGCCTGCTGTGGCGCTTGCGGCGTCATGCCCGCACGCCCGAGCCGCCCCTGCCAGCGCGGCAGGCGCAAGCAGCCCGGGCCCTGCTGGCCGAGCCTGCCGAAGGCGCCGGCCCGTTCCCGCCCGACCGGGAGCGCGCGCCGTGACCCTGTTCTGGATCCTCGCGGCCGGCATGGTCGCCGTCGCGCTGCTGTTCGTGCTGCCGCCCCTGCTGGCGCCGCCTGCCACCGGCCGCCGCGACGGTCCGCCCCAGGCGCAGGCAGCGCTGGCGGTGTTGCGCGAACAACTGGCACAGTTGCAGGCCGACCATGCCTGCGGGCGCATCGCGCCGGACCACTATGCCCTGGCGCGCGCCGAGATCGAACGGCGCGCCCTGCGCGAAGGACGCCCGGCGCCGGACAGCCGCGACACCCGGCCCGCGCCACGCTGGGCGCTGGCCGTGGCCTTGGGGCTGGGCGCGACCAGCGTCGGCCTGTATGTCGCGCTCGGCACGCCATCCGCCCTGGTTGCAGCGGATGCCGGCCCGGATGCGTCGATCCCCGCCGGCGCCGGCGACGACGCCGGCGATCCCGTGGCCCAACGGCTGGCCGGCTTGATCCGACACCTGCAAGCCCACCCGGACGACATTGCCGGCTGGACGACATTGGCCCACACCTACGCCTCGCTGGGTGATTTCGCCGGCGGCGCGGCAACCTGGGCCCGCATCGGCGCCCGCGCGCCGCAAGATCCCGGCGTGCTGGGAGAATGGGCCGACCTGCTGGCCACGGCGGCGGACGGGGATTTTGCCGGCGAACCCGACCGCCTGATCGACCGGCTGCTGGCGCTCGCGCCCGATGACGTGAAAGGCCTGGCCCTGGCCGGCACCCGCGCGTTTTTCCGCGGTGACTTCCACGGGGCCATTGGCTACTGGGAACGCCTGCTGCCCCT
The window above is part of the Achromobacter deleyi genome. Proteins encoded here:
- the ccmI gene encoding c-type cytochrome biogenesis protein CcmI; this encodes MTLFWILAAGMVAVALLFVLPPLLAPPATGRRDGPPQAQAALAVLREQLAQLQADHACGRIAPDHYALARAEIERRALREGRPAPDSRDTRPAPRWALAVALGLGATSVGLYVALGTPSALVAADAGPDASIPAGAGDDAGDPVAQRLAGLIRHLQAHPDDIAGWTTLAHTYASLGDFAGGAATWARIGARAPQDPGVLGEWADLLATAADGDFAGEPDRLIDRLLALAPDDVKGLALAGTRAFFRGDFHGAIGYWERLLPLVDPEGPVHEQVQASLAQARRAADRAASGAEGAAFPPGSSAAGAGSRGPQD
- a CDS encoding cytochrome c-type biogenesis protein; protein product: MNLDISRPATARAALASGLQATCRGIGLALVIAARAVAGEAPAAAPDPALEAHVQAFTRDLRCLVCQNESLADSRAPLARDLRDEVRRLFQAGQGDVQVRQFLVSRYGDYVLYRPPLKTRTALLWIGPGVLLAGAMGGLLWRLRRHARTPEPPLPARQAQAARALLAEPAEGAGPFPPDRERAP
- a CDS encoding DsbE family thiol:disulfide interchange protein; translation: MKLRSLVPLLLFLGLTAMLAVGLGLDPRELPSPLVSQPAPPFTLARLDAPDRRFGLDDMRGQVWLLNVWASWCVACRAEHPVLLRAAREGRIAIVGLDYKDEDSAARTWLARLGDPYTATVVDPGGKLGIDYGVYGVPETFLIDARGVIRYKHVGPVTQDVLDNILIPRAREALNEP